In a single window of the Nocardiopsis composta genome:
- a CDS encoding NUDIX domain-containing protein, whose product MRLGALPERHDSVVCLLFDGDRPVLVRHRERAWEFPGGHVEPGESIEATVRREAREEAGAELGEVHVAGHYVLAGGHTTVVTHARVRELRPLSGAFETVEVRVFETLPAALSWDDGIYAHLLRSLGLPGAAPLGG is encoded by the coding sequence ATCCGCCTGGGGGCGCTTCCGGAGCGGCACGACTCGGTGGTGTGCCTGCTGTTCGACGGGGACCGGCCGGTGCTGGTCCGGCACCGGGAGCGGGCCTGGGAGTTCCCCGGGGGGCACGTCGAGCCGGGGGAGAGCATCGAGGCGACGGTCCGCCGGGAGGCCCGGGAGGAGGCCGGCGCCGAGCTGGGCGAGGTGCACGTGGCCGGCCACTACGTGCTCGCCGGCGGGCACACGACGGTCGTCACGCACGCCCGGGTTCGCGAGCTGCGCCCGCTGAGCGGGGCGTTCGAGACGGTGGAGGTGCGCGTGTTCGAGACACTGCCCGCGGCCCTCTCCTGGGACGACGGGATCTACGCCCACCTGCTGCGTTCCCTGGGGCTGCCCGGGGCCGCCCCGCTGGGCGGCTGA
- the nhaA gene encoding Na+/H+ antiporter NhaA, with protein MTSAPSRLHRLADTLRKDTVGGFLLISAALLALVLANSPAAGAYGALRDLVIGPSAPLHLDLSIGTWAADGLLVVFFFIVGAELKQEFVHGELRDPRRAALPIVAALGGMIAPALLFTAFNLAHPDKLGGWGIPMATDIAFALAVLAIVGRGLPPALRTFLLTLAIVDDLGAIAVIAVFYTDDLSLLYLAGALALLAVFGYLQQGRGIAAALDRSALPNWVVYVPLAAVIWAFMHESGVHATIAGVAMGMLMRSSTRDGEHESPLHRAEHLLRPWAMGLALPVFALFSAGVSFSGFGTMLADTVSLGIIVGLVLGKLIGILGSAWITTKLTSAELNPSLSWSDITGMSLLAGIGFTVSLLISELAYPAGTVLEHAKGGVLLASFSASLLASAVLLRRSAHHRAKSAPVETAGRE; from the coding sequence GTGACCTCCGCCCCTTCCCGCCTGCACCGGCTCGCCGACACCTTGCGCAAGGACACCGTCGGCGGCTTCCTGCTCATCTCCGCCGCGCTGCTCGCGCTGGTCCTGGCCAACTCCCCGGCCGCGGGAGCCTACGGCGCCCTCCGCGACCTCGTCATCGGACCGAGCGCCCCGCTCCACCTCGACCTGAGCATCGGCACTTGGGCGGCTGACGGCCTGCTCGTGGTCTTCTTCTTCATCGTCGGCGCCGAGCTCAAGCAGGAGTTCGTCCACGGCGAACTGCGCGACCCCCGCCGGGCGGCGCTGCCGATCGTCGCCGCCCTCGGCGGGATGATCGCCCCGGCGCTGCTGTTCACCGCCTTCAACCTGGCCCACCCGGACAAGCTCGGCGGCTGGGGCATCCCGATGGCGACCGACATCGCCTTCGCGCTCGCCGTGCTCGCCATCGTGGGGCGGGGCCTCCCGCCGGCGCTGCGCACCTTCCTGCTCACCCTGGCGATCGTCGACGACCTGGGGGCGATCGCGGTCATCGCGGTCTTCTACACCGACGACCTGTCGCTGCTGTACCTGGCCGGCGCCCTCGCCCTCCTCGCCGTCTTCGGCTACCTGCAGCAGGGCCGCGGGATCGCCGCCGCGCTGGACCGGTCCGCACTGCCCAACTGGGTGGTCTACGTCCCGCTCGCCGCGGTGATCTGGGCCTTCATGCACGAGAGCGGCGTGCACGCCACCATCGCCGGCGTCGCCATGGGCATGCTGATGCGCAGCTCGACCCGGGACGGCGAGCACGAGTCGCCGCTGCACCGCGCCGAGCACCTGCTGCGCCCCTGGGCGATGGGCCTGGCCCTGCCGGTCTTCGCGCTGTTCTCCGCGGGGGTCTCCTTCTCCGGCTTCGGCACCATGCTCGCCGACACCGTCTCGCTGGGCATCATCGTCGGCCTGGTGCTGGGCAAGCTGATCGGCATCCTGGGCTCCGCGTGGATCACCACCAAGCTGACCTCCGCGGAGCTCAACCCCTCGCTCTCCTGGAGCGACATCACCGGCATGTCGCTGCTGGCCGGGATCGGCTTCACCGTCTCCCTGCTGATCAGCGAGCTGGCCTACCCCGCCGGCACGGTCCTGGAACACGCCAAGGGCGGCGTCCTGCTGGCCTCGTTCTCCGCCAGCCTGCTCGCCTCCGCGGTCCTGCTCCGGCGCAGCGCCCACCACCGCGCCAAGAGCGCGCCCGTCGAGACGGCGGGACGGGAGTAG